A window of Chrysiogenia bacterium contains these coding sequences:
- a CDS encoding ATP-dependent DNA helicase RecQ: MSPAAEASAINEQLEEGLALLGYERFRPGQREAVETLIEEGRVLLVAPTGGGKSLTYQLPAVVLPGTTLVISPLIALMNDQVRALEERGIAATFIASTLSPDDMRERLSNLRRGQYKIVYVAPERLAFEGFRELLSQIDCPLVAVDEAHCISEWGHDFRPEYAQIGEMLALVRGSPRVIACTATATPVVRDEIVAKLGLGTDTPQHVRGFARPNLRLRAAEVSGKADRCRRVDALLAEALGGPGSDRGAAIIYSPTRRMAEEEAQRLIDAGWKAGSYHAGLSPNLRESVQRGFSNGSLEVIAATNAFGMGIDRSDVRAVIHLGPPGSIEAYYQEVGRAGRDGRDAWGLMLSAPNDMPRRRRLLESDMDGRAPDPRVIEHKWNLFLELMRWAEGGSCRHDAILRYFGDEAEALGGCGRCDVCESLDQTEQDAEEVSLLVRKALSGVARVQHKFGLNAAAKLVRGAKDERLQRAGLDQLSTYGILKEHSEDWLTRLLRRCVTAGWVGFTGGEHPLVFLTEEGITVMKGERPARLVLPPAHRPEASESRMARKRKVVASAEFSPDAKRLFDELRAWRLQLSKDEGVPPYVIA, encoded by the coding sequence ATGTCCCCTGCCGCCGAAGCCAGCGCCATCAATGAACAACTCGAAGAAGGGCTCGCCCTCCTTGGCTACGAGCGCTTTCGCCCGGGCCAGCGCGAGGCCGTCGAGACGCTGATCGAGGAGGGCCGCGTCCTGCTGGTGGCGCCCACGGGCGGGGGCAAGTCGCTGACCTACCAGCTCCCGGCGGTCGTGCTGCCGGGGACGACGCTGGTCATTTCGCCGCTCATCGCGCTGATGAACGACCAGGTGCGCGCCCTCGAAGAGCGCGGCATTGCGGCGACCTTCATCGCCTCCACGCTGAGTCCCGACGACATGCGCGAGCGCCTTTCGAACCTGCGCCGCGGCCAGTACAAGATCGTCTACGTCGCGCCAGAGCGCCTTGCCTTCGAGGGCTTTCGCGAGCTGCTCTCGCAGATCGACTGCCCGCTCGTCGCGGTCGATGAGGCCCACTGCATCAGCGAGTGGGGGCACGATTTCCGCCCCGAGTATGCGCAGATCGGCGAGATGCTTGCCCTGGTGCGCGGCAGCCCGCGGGTGATTGCCTGCACCGCGACCGCCACGCCGGTGGTGCGCGACGAGATCGTCGCCAAGCTCGGCCTTGGCACCGACACCCCCCAGCACGTGCGCGGCTTTGCGCGACCCAACCTGCGGCTGCGCGCCGCCGAGGTGAGCGGCAAGGCCGACCGCTGCCGCCGCGTCGATGCGCTGCTGGCCGAGGCGCTCGGCGGCCCGGGCAGCGACCGCGGCGCGGCGATCATCTATTCGCCCACGCGCCGCATGGCCGAGGAAGAGGCCCAGCGCCTCATCGACGCCGGGTGGAAGGCGGGCAGCTACCACGCCGGGCTCTCGCCCAATCTTCGCGAGAGCGTGCAGCGCGGATTCTCCAACGGAAGCCTCGAAGTCATCGCCGCGACAAACGCGTTCGGCATGGGCATCGATCGCTCCGACGTGCGCGCGGTCATTCACCTGGGGCCGCCCGGATCGATCGAGGCCTACTACCAGGAAGTCGGTCGCGCCGGGCGCGACGGGCGCGACGCGTGGGGCCTCATGCTCAGCGCGCCCAACGACATGCCGCGCCGGCGAAGACTGCTGGAGTCCGACATGGACGGGCGCGCGCCCGACCCGCGCGTCATCGAGCACAAGTGGAACCTCTTTCTCGAACTCATGCGCTGGGCCGAGGGCGGAAGCTGCCGCCACGATGCGATCCTCCGCTACTTCGGTGACGAGGCCGAAGCGCTCGGCGGCTGCGGGCGCTGCGATGTGTGCGAGTCGCTCGACCAGACCGAGCAGGATGCCGAAGAGGTCAGCCTCCTGGTCCGCAAGGCGCTCTCGGGCGTGGCGCGCGTGCAGCACAAGTTCGGCCTCAACGCCGCCGCCAAGCTCGTGCGCGGCGCGAAGGACGAGCGGCTCCAGCGCGCGGGCCTCGACCAGCTCAGCACCTACGGCATTCTCAAGGAACACTCCGAGGACTGGCTTACCCGCCTGCTGCGTCGCTGCGTGACCGCCGGCTGGGTGGGCTTTACCGGCGGCGAGCACCCGCTGGTGTTTCTTACCGAGGAAGGCATCACCGTGATGAAAGGCGAGCGCCCTGCCCGCCTCGTGCTGCCGCCGGCGCACCGGCCCGAAGCCTCCGAGAGCCGCATGGCGCGAAAGCGCAAGGTCGTGGCCTCTGCCGAGTTCTCTCCCGATGCCAAGCGCCTCTTCGACGAGCTGCGCGCCTGGCGCCTCCAGCTCTCCAAGGACGAGGGGGTTCCACCCTACGTCATCGCC
- a CDS encoding Ppx/GppA family phosphatase → MSATAQSSKIFAAIDVGTNASRLKMVTLRPDGSFSTVHKSREAIRPGEGVFETGKMARPVADRLVETIGGYAAFCERWGAQVRAVATSAMREARNADKVQERIEKETGIHLEVISGIEEAALICKGVLHWKSRSDESIVFDIGGGSTEVIHARGDDPIDLYSLKLGTVRLTELFNAADFVPEKQLEMMREYVREQIAANLPGEGWDHLTHAYGSSGTIRALADFTPCEMSKTVPAEDFSIAVEELAEMTAKKRYKFFHERRADIIVAGAVVLEGLMEHLGVDYVHAVKLGLREGILFEMMRAAQPTELQLELPPIARELGKGS, encoded by the coding sequence GTGAGCGCCACCGCACAGAGCAGCAAGATCTTCGCCGCCATCGACGTGGGCACCAATGCCTCGCGCCTGAAGATGGTCACGCTGCGCCCGGACGGCTCCTTCTCCACGGTCCACAAGTCCCGCGAGGCGATCCGCCCCGGCGAGGGCGTCTTCGAGACCGGCAAGATGGCAAGGCCCGTCGCCGACCGGCTCGTTGAGACGATCGGGGGTTATGCCGCCTTCTGCGAACGCTGGGGCGCGCAGGTCCGTGCCGTCGCAACGAGCGCCATGCGCGAGGCGCGCAACGCCGACAAGGTGCAGGAGCGGATCGAGAAGGAAACCGGCATCCACCTGGAAGTCATCTCCGGCATCGAGGAAGCCGCCCTCATCTGCAAGGGCGTGCTCCACTGGAAGTCCCGTTCCGACGAGTCGATTGTCTTCGACATCGGCGGGGGATCGACGGAGGTCATTCACGCCCGCGGCGACGATCCCATCGATCTCTACAGCCTCAAGCTCGGCACCGTGCGACTGACCGAGCTCTTCAACGCCGCTGACTTCGTGCCAGAAAAGCAGCTCGAGATGATGCGTGAGTATGTGCGCGAGCAAATCGCCGCCAACCTCCCCGGCGAGGGCTGGGACCATCTCACCCACGCCTACGGAAGCTCGGGCACGATCCGCGCGCTCGCCGACTTCACTCCCTGCGAGATGAGCAAGACCGTGCCGGCGGAAGACTTCTCCATCGCCGTCGAAGAGCTCGCCGAGATGACGGCGAAGAAGCGCTACAAGTTCTTTCACGAGCGCCGCGCCGACATCATCGTCGCAGGCGCTGTTGTGCTCGAAGGGCTCATGGAACACCTGGGCGTCGACTACGTCCACGCCGTCAAGCTGGGCCTTCGCGAGGGCATCCTCTTCGAAATGATGCGCGCCGCGCAGCCCACCGAGCTGCAGCTCGAACTGCCGCCCATCGCGCGGGAGCTCGGCAAGGGCAGCTAG